The DNA segment TTACCCTAGGTTGCCATCTTGAGATAGATCCTGTCGTATGCGTCCCACAGCCACATCATCTTTATTTGACACCTGCAGACAGGAGGTCTCCTCTCTGATTAAAATTATGATCAAGATTTCAATTGAAACATGAAAGATAATGCATCCTGACATTTGGGTAACTTGAATCAAGTCGCTTTAGTTTATGTGGTGTCTCTCTGTTATCACACAATAGTATAGGGAGGGAAAAACTAAATCCAAGGGTGCAGAGAAGTGATCAGAAGTTCATGCAATTTTCTATTATGACATCAAGCAAAAATCCAAGAGCATAAGtgattggaactttatagggttcTGTCACACATTAGTAAATGATATAAGAAGGGAAAAACTAACATCCAAGGGCGTAGGAAAGTGATTGGATTCCCGGTCATCGATAACTGCGACACCAGCAGCTCCCTCCAGAATGCACCTAGCAGTATCCTATATATTCAACAtacaaaaatatttgaaaattcagtgaGACTAAGAATCAGTTTTAGTTGAATTCCACTCGGTTAGTGGAGAAGTAGGATAACATTCATAATAAGCAGCAGAAATACTCGAACACTGAATATGTGAGCTAGGAGCTCTGTATGATAAAGGAAGACAAACGTTGAAATAACCTTAATGATTACTAGCTCCTTAAGAATGACTTGACAAGTCACACACCTCACATGGGCATTTCAAATTACATAAACAGGCATTACAAAATATAGAAAAACCAGCTAATTTCCTTGGGGAATTGAATTAAAACCCAACCAAGTAAATCACAAACTCAGAAGAAAAGTTGATTAATCTTTGTTTCCTTAAACAATTAAGAGCAAAGTGATAAGAACTACCATTATCTAACAAGGCGCTTTGTTTGAAATTTACATGACAAGAGTTAGCTTCAAATGCTTATGCCTTTGCTAAAAAAAATGCTTATTTCTGTACATATCCATGTACTAGTTGTGGATATATATACTAATATTGAAGATATACCTAAACATATCTATTCCAATCAGAATAGTGACAATGATTCATGAAGTGAACATATTAAGTTAAACAGCTCTGAAATGTACTAAAAATGTCTGAAGGGTGACACACCATAGTAGTGATTACCCTGTATGTAACTTTGCACTCGGATTTAAACAAATCGAGAATGACCTTGATGATGATCAGCATGGGGTATTAACTATTAACCATAAGAACTTAACTCTTCAGATTATGGTAGGATGCTAGTCTCATTTTCAACTTATCTCATATCACTACACAAATAGAGAATAGCATTGAGATTATCAACATATGGGCATATGGCATTATTCCTTAAAACTGTTTAGATTACCGGTTTGACAATTGCTAAGTTCACTTCTGACCGTGTTCATGTGACTAACCTTAACGCATATTGGTAGCAGTATCATCCATTTGGCAACTTAGATTTATTAAAAATGCATGGCTACGGAGCAAAAAAATGACTCTCTTACAATATGAATATATGCCTTAACTGTCAAAAGATCTAAAAATCTAAAAGTTTATGTCAGCAACACCAGCTGCACTTCTTTACTATAACTATTCCAGACAAATATTTCTGAAATTTATTTGGAATGCTATTGACAACATTGCCTTCCTTTCTGAGCATGTTTCTCCAACTGACCTCATCAAGTGGCTTTTCAAATTGAAGGTTAACACTTTCTGCATGTGCACGCATCACAGGAACTCGTATGCAAGTTGCAGTCACTTTGACATCCATGTCATTCTGGAGAAATGCACGATGAgaaatcaaataaatcatttatTGTAAAAAACACAAAACATTAAAAAAGATTGGACATTTATATAAAAATGATAAGCAATTACCCAGATTTTTCTAGTTTCCTTCACCAATTTAATTTCTTCCTCATTATAACCATTAGAAAGAACTGCTGCGTTATGCGAGAACAGATTGAAAGCATACTGCATTAAGAGTTAAACAAACTTAAAGTCCGATCATCTGATCATATCTTCAATTCAGGGTGGCTTAGAGAAAATACCTGTTGCTTAAAAATTTTGCATGTAGGTTGCTTCCCATCCAAGACctataaaataacaaaatatatatatatatataaggtcatCAGTAGCAAATAGAGACGcaaaaaaatgaaatgaacacctCATGAGTTTGCTGCAGGAGCTCTTCCATAGCTGCAGCACCTGCGCCGCTGGCTGCTTGATAGGTGCTGACAACCATCCTGACCACCTATAGAATGCAGAAAGTCAGGTAACTTTTGTGACTTAATGTCCATAAGAAATTAATGAAAGAAATTGCGGACATAAGGAGGTTAAATTTCAACATAGTATGTCTGAAAAAGAAAATCTCCTGTCATCAATCAGCTTAAGATTAGAGACAAGCATCATAACCATGTCAATAAGACATGAAAATTAATAAGCTGATTGTTATGCCAAGGGTTTATACTTTTCTTATACATCTAGGTGGTATTTGATTCATATTTAACAGTAATTAAAAACAAGTAGAACAAAAATGCAGAATTTTGTTATAATGAAACTCTAGAAAGATTAAGCAATTCAGTACATGGGGAGGAAATTATGCATCCCCAGTATACCGACTTTCTGCAAGAGCTGCGAATTTTAACCGGTGAATTATCTTTACCCTGTACATCTAGCACATAAACAGGCTAAATGCTTAACATTATGTAACAGGTCTAGGGTGAATAAGTTAGCTTTcatccaaaaagaaaaatatatatatggtgTCAATGTCATGAGAAGATCAAAAATTTTGAACAACGCGAATAATAGTCAAGTTTTAAATGCATACTACAAGCATTAAGAAATGTCAAGTAactgattaattaattaattgattgattatatatatatatatatatatatatatatatatagtcatgcaCAAAAATTGCACTCCATTTATATGTGAGGAGATCGCACTGTacaaagaaatcacttcatgaaatgccctataccaagagtggatgagaTAGGTGGAAGGCCAACAATGGTGAGATGGGAACAACAGCCAGAAAATCTTATTGCATAATTCATAATTTCTAATAGTTGCATGCTGAACCGGGATCAAGTCCATACATGATGGCAGTCACAAAGTCATGCTTCATGATTTCGATGATAACGCCTAAATAAGACCACTAGTCTCATCCATTCCATCTATCGGTGTGAACAGCAGATCAAAGTATCATATAGATCAAGAAATAAAGCAGAACTCGAAATGCAAAGCCACATAAAGAATTATATGAAGGGAAGAGATAACCTTGGCATGGCGATGGAGAGGCGTAGCGGCCATCAAACAGATAATGGTGGAGCAATTAGGATTCGCGATGAGCGCCCCTTTCCCTGACCTCCCCTTCAGTTTTATATGAGCCATCGCCTCCGGGTTCACCTCCGGGATAACCAGCGGCACCTCCGGAACCATCCGAAACGCCGAACTATTATCCACCACGATCGATCCCCGTTCGACGGCCACCGGACCGAACTCTTTGCTAATCGACCCACCGGCGCTGAACAGAGCGATGTCGATCCCTTCGAAGCTCTCCGGTCGGAGCTCCTCGATGGTATACTCCCGGTCCTCGAAGGTGAGGCGCTTCCCGGCGGAGCGGCGGCTGGCGAGTAGGCGGATGTTTCTGTACGGGAAGTCGCGGTCGGACAGGACGCGGAGGAACTCCTGTCCGACGGCGCCGGTGACGCCCACTACCGCCACGGAGGGGCCGTCCTCCCGGAGGCCCATGCGGACGGTGGTGGCGGCCGCATTCCGGTTTCGACATCTGCAATGCTTGGCGGAGGGAAGGGACAGCGCGGGGGAGGACAACGGGGAGAAGAGGTGTACACGGTGAGCGGAGGCCGTCACCTGCATCGTAGCTTGGTCAGGCG comes from the Musa acuminata AAA Group cultivar baxijiao chromosome BXJ1-10, Cavendish_Baxijiao_AAA, whole genome shotgun sequence genome and includes:
- the LOC103968558 gene encoding uncharacterized protein LOC103968558, with amino-acid sequence MQVTASAHRVHLFSPLSSPALSLPSAKHCRCRNRNAAATTVRMGLREDGPSVAVVGVTGAVGQEFLRVLSDRDFPYRNIRLLASRRSAGKRLTFEDREYTIEELRPESFEGIDIALFSAGGSISKEFGPVAVERGSIVVDNSSAFRMVPEVPLVIPEVNPEAMAHIKLKGRSGKGALIANPNCSTIICLMAATPLHRHAKVVRMVVSTYQAASGAGAAAMEELLQQTHEVLDGKQPTCKIFKQQYAFNLFSHNAAVLSNGYNEEEIKLVKETRKIWNDMDVKVTATCIRVPVMRAHAESVNLQFEKPLDEDTARCILEGAAGVAVIDDRESNHFPTPLDVSNKDDVAVGRIRQDLSQDGNLGLDIFVCGDQIRKGAALNAIQIAEKLL